The region agggaaagcccctggtgggccgggacggtttgtttacctgcctcgtccgcaggtctggccaatcgcagaTCCCACAAATCCATCACAAATTGGAGAATATTCCACAGAGACAAAACAGTAAGTTTGCTATTTGCAAATAAATATCTTTGTGTATTAACATAACAGGCAAATTTCATAATAGAACTATGAGTTACAATTGGAACTCTTCAAAACCTTTAATATAATTTAAGCAAACATTTAGAGCTCCTcagagttgttgttgttgttattgttgttgtttttccagcaGACAACAGTTGACTTTTCATAGAAATtgtgaaaaccaaaactttttttctttttgttcattGAGAACTGGACAGTTTCTGGTAAACTGTTTAAAACTGAAACATTGTCActgaatttaagaaaaaaaatatttagactTTACCAGTACATAGGTTGTTTTGTCAAGAATAGCAGAGACTTCCTTGGAACATGTCTCAGTTTAAAATCCAGTTTTCCTTTGAGataatttaaactgaaaatgtcTGAATACCCCAGATTGGATTTGTAGATTTCAACCGGGGTAGGAACACTGATATAGTCCAATAATTGTACAGTTTTAACCCAGTCACTCTATTGCAACTGtgtttatttctgtttcaaaGGGACACTTGTTGAATGGTAAAACTGAGTAAGCAGCGAAGTTGGCAGCCAAGAGCATGGGTATTAAACATACTAGTGCCTCAGATAGAGAACAGTGAATTGACGTACCCAGCCAAAGCCTGTTTCTCTTATAGCTGCCCAAGGACATAGAGGATGTCAATGGGATTAGAATTGAGATATTCTCCTCTAGCGCCATATGCGCTGTCCCACAGTGCTGCCCGCTAAACACAAATGCTGTAAATGGAGGCAGTGAACATACATATAATAAGACACAGCTCATTCCCCACAGAACTCACAGTCCAAGAAGACAAGGCAGAGAATGGatgaaggggaaacagaggcacaaggaGGCAAAGGGACTGTCTCAAGATTacagagcaggtcagtggcagagccaagaacagaaccaaAGTCTCCTGATGGCCACTGACCCGCACACCCATAAAGTGACAGAGGCAAATGACAAAGCAGAGAGGTAGCAGAGTAATGCTGCTAGCCCATCAGTACACAGAGATGGAAATGCAGTCAGGATTTGGTGTCATAAATCAGTATGTTTTTAGGCAGCCGGCCATCTACGTGGTGTTGCAGTGAAATTGTTACAGGCCAGCTGTCATACAGAATGCCAAGTCCATCTCCTACTACCACGAAAAAAGGATATCAGGTAGTGTTGGAATTTTATCACTTTAGTTTCTTGTCTAAGTCCAGAACCTGCTCTTCGTAGCAATAGGGGATCCATCTTGGCTAGAATTGTTGCATTGGGATTGTACTTTGTTCCATCCTTCACACAGCATTTTATTAAGCCACATCATGAGCCAGATCTTCAGATGGTGCAAACTGATGCAGCTTCCTTGACTTTAAGggagctgtgccaatttacatTCATGTGATATAACTCACTAATCCAAGTTAATATCAGTAACGAGTGCTGTGCATTGTTGACAATCACATCATATTGTGGGGAGAAATCAGGGCCACTCTCTCTGTCACTGTAATTTCCCCACTGTCTTTGCTCTTCCCTCTACAGCCATCAAACAAtgaactgagaaagaaaatgtccaaTGAAACCACCCtgaccgagttccttctcctgggattttctgacattcgggagctgcagattttgcactttgttATGTTCATGGTGATTTACCTGGCAGGCCTGATggggaatcttctcatcatcacagccGTAGCCCTCAACCCCCATCTTCAATCCCCCATGTTCTTCTTCCTGGTGAATCTGTCAATCCTAGACTTTGGCTCCATCTCCGTTActatccccaaatccatggcgaACTCCCTCATGAACACCAGGGTGATTTCTTATCCCGGATGTGTCGCCCAAGTCTTTCTCTTTATCCTCTTCGCTACAACTGATCTTGCCTTACTCACCATCATGGCATATGACCGATACAttgccatctgccaaccactgcactatgagagagtgatgaacaggagagcttatgtccaaatggcagccagtgcctggattaCTGGTATTGTCTACTCTGCCCTGCACACTGGGAACACCTTCAGGTTACCATTCTGCCAGTCCAATGACATcaaccagttcttctgtgaaattccCCAACTACTCAAGCTCACCTGCTCTGACTCGTACCTCAGTGAAGTTGGGGGTATTGCCTTAGGTGTGTTTTTAAGTTTAAActgctttgttttcattattGTGTCTTATGTTCACATCTTCAAGACTGTGCTGAGAATCCCTTCTGAGCAAGGacggcataaagccttctccacctgcctgcctcacctcactgtggtctctTTGTTGCTTATCACTGGCATctttgcctacctgaaacccacctccagctcagcATCAGGTCTGGACCTTGTTGTGGGTGTTCTCTATTCCCTGGTGCCTCCAGTGATGAATcccatcatctacagcatgaggaacaaggagatcaaagctACATTGCAGAAACTGGTTGTGTGGAGGTTATTCACCAAGAGTTAAAATATCATTCACTGCAACTTGATTGTGATTTCATTCTGAGTTTCTTTGTAGATATAATCAACTGATGACAAAATTGTCTCTTCCAAAACTTAGGGTGTAATCTGTTGATGAAATCATGAAATCTGGactagcttcattgaagtcaaatgaGTTAGAATAAGATTACACCAGTGTACATAAGATCAGAATCTATCGACGTatgcatctatctatctatctatctatcataggGATATATTGGGTTACGTCACCTATAGCCTGGGGTATGAGAGGTTTGGTTTGTGTGTTtgcttgtttctttttccttttgtttgattttgttgATTCATTTGTTGACTTGTTTCTTTGTTTCAGGTGGCtttcttgggggagggaggagcttgAGAGTGTGGAATATGTGTGACTAAATGGTGGTATCCATTTATTTTGTCATCTGTTCAAGGTGTCAATGTCAGAATCACCTTGATGAGATTTTCTGAGAGACATGATGTTTTGCTTTCCCCATTGATGAATAATTGAAAAAAAGTTTCTGCAGGTGTCTGTTCAAATGATTTTAATGCTGAAGGGATTTTATTATGTCATGTATGATGTGTTAGGGCACGTAGAGCCTTCTATAACtgaatgtattattgttatttatttaaatttattaaaataaatatatactgtATTGTTTTTCCTATGGTGCAAAGGTATTTGAAAGAGAAATGTATTAAAATGGTTCCTAAAGAGAAACGAAGTCTGAATAATAAGGCTAAAATTTGATTCCACCAAACTACTGCAGTGATCCCTCTGGAAGTGCTCATATTTTCTCTTATGTTATGCTTTGTTCCTATTGTGGTAAATAAATCACACTTTGCCTGGTGAAGACATTTAGTCACTTATCTTAGTGCTGGTCACAGTCCTGTGGGAAGAAATgcaggcaccaaacacagttggAGAAATCACGGTTGGGACCCAGTTTGAGAGATGGGGAATCACATGATTCCACCCTAAGACAGGGATAGGCACAAAGCTTAGACCAGAGGGTTTGAAGTAAGAAACCAAAGTGGGGAGAAGAGATTGAGCTAGCCTTTTAATCATAACAATTGAGAAGTAGTCATTCACATCAACGTGTAGCTTTGTATGGAGCCATTCCTTTCTCATCCACACAAGTATCCAAATGTTTCTAAATCTCCAAAGCTGGTtgctgttattattattaattcataTTTATTAAATCAGGTTTGTGCATGGTTGTGTGTACTACATATACAATAGATAAAATAAGATCATGTAGATAGCTAGACAGATCATGAAAAATCAGTGACAATTTATCGTGTCTCTTACTCTGTCTATGACTGTTGATGTCCAACTCATGATTTTCCAGTGACTATTCATTATTTGTTGTTATTTCTTTGAATATTTCTTACTCCATTACTCTTTTATAAGAACTTCATTGCATTCACTTCCAGTGTGCATTTTGAGCCATTTTAAATTAATACATTATAACGTGTTCTATTTCTTTGCCTGATTGGATACAatgagttttctttaaaaaaaagctactCAGTTGGTCTAAATCATAGTTGTGacaggctggatcacagaaaccccctaaAAAATCATCAGGATTTGCAAACCCTGACTTATGTGCTCTGGTTCCCTGTATAATGAACAGGAAGAGACAGACACTGAAGAATGGGATCCAGCAAAGCCAGTATGCTTTGTTGGGTGGCACCTAACTAAACTACAGGAGATGCTCACCAGACAGGTGTGTGCTAAGCCAAACCCTCTAAAAGGTACCTAATTACAAGTCAACGCTTCAAACTCTTCATCAGCATAGGTGCCCAGATGCAGCTGCACCCCTGTAGTGTTTAAGTGAAAATGCTTCTACTTCGACAGGAGGACTTCTTCCAttactgtagttaatccactttccCACATGGCAGTAGCTATGTTCACAGAAGAAGCAGTTCCcatcaacatagcgctgtccacaagTGGCGTTAGGTTGGTATGGTTGCTTCGTTCAGGGGTGTGGACTTTTCACCATCCATCTACCCTGGACCTCAAAAAAAGTTTTTGAGTTCTTCCAATCCCCCCAGTTGCTTACACACACATCCTCCCCCCTCTCCAAGCTCCACCTAGATTGTGGTGACTTTGGGCATCTAGTATAACTCTTTCAGGAACAATGTAGCAGCAAAACAGGATGACCTAAAAGATTTCTTAAATACAGTAACTTTACTTTTAAAGCTCTTGTGTTTTAGACATTATTTGAAAAC is a window of Gopherus flavomarginatus isolate rGopFla2 chromosome 11 unlocalized genomic scaffold, rGopFla2.mat.asm SUPER_11_unloc_1, whole genome shotgun sequence DNA encoding:
- the LOC127040933 gene encoding olfactory receptor 14A16-like → MSNETTLTEFLLLGFSDIRELQILHFVMFMVIYLAGLMGNLLIITAVALNPHLQSPMFFFLVNLSILDFGSISVTIPKSMANSLMNTRVISYPGCVAQVFLFILFATTDLALLTIMAYDRYIAICQPLHYERVMNRRAYVQMAASAWITGIVYSALHTGNTFRLPFCQSNDINQFFCEIPQLLKLTCSDSYLSEVGGIALGVFLSLNCFVFIIVSYVHIFKTVLRIPSEQGRHKAFSTCLPHLTVVSLLLITGIFAYLKPTSSSASGLDLVVGVLYSLVPPVMNPIIYSMRNKEIKATLQKLVVWRLFTKS